The following are encoded in a window of Gramella sp. MT6 genomic DNA:
- a CDS encoding oligopeptide:H+ symporter — translation MSALGSTPVQEDFFKSKVFGHPAGLFVLFFTEMWERFSFYGMRVLLVNFLTMAIVGVDNPGWGWSAENAGALFGTYAGLLYLTPILGGLIADKLTGYRWAVIIGAAIMTLGHASMALETELSLYFGLGLLVIGTGFFKPNITSIISEMYEGKPDKKDGAYTIFYMGVNAGAFFGMMLCGYLAEKIGWSWGFGLAGIFMLLGTLQFWLAKPLFGKIGGVPDKELEAKHLKEEQETGVSHKPNPFTLLDKILVVASAVIGFAYLINDPMSKIADINLLPVVMPFDFGGDPLSGPIGMAVLGLILFLILVISRISRYTKIVRDRLIAVIIFAVFTVFFFMAFEQGASSLIIFARDNVDRILTGNSANIFNVVNALLTVVPLAIITWVLYLLWKQTFARIPGSNIILGICFAGIWGLVIWMLVREFSADTTEITVSWFSILNSFFIIVFASFFSKWWESKYNPSAAFKYCFGLILLGLGFGLLALGSSGVAEGAKVSMIWLILAYLLHTLGELCLSPLGLSYVSKLVPARMIAFMFGMWYLAIAIGNKLAGSLGGMIEEVTRQYDLSTFFLIFTIVPIAGGVLVALLNPILKKLMHGIR, via the coding sequence ATGAGTGCGTTAGGATCAACACCGGTTCAGGAAGATTTTTTTAAAAGTAAAGTTTTTGGCCATCCGGCTGGGTTATTTGTTCTTTTCTTTACCGAAATGTGGGAAAGGTTCTCGTTCTACGGGATGAGGGTTCTTCTAGTTAATTTCCTTACCATGGCCATCGTTGGTGTAGATAACCCCGGTTGGGGCTGGTCTGCCGAGAATGCTGGTGCGCTATTTGGTACTTATGCTGGGCTTCTATATTTAACTCCAATTTTAGGTGGTTTAATTGCAGATAAGCTTACGGGATACCGCTGGGCAGTAATTATTGGTGCTGCGATCATGACCCTTGGTCATGCTTCCATGGCCCTGGAAACAGAGCTGTCTTTATATTTTGGATTAGGACTTCTCGTAATAGGAACGGGCTTTTTCAAACCAAATATTACCTCTATCATTTCTGAAATGTATGAGGGAAAACCAGATAAGAAAGATGGGGCTTACACTATCTTTTATATGGGGGTTAATGCAGGTGCATTCTTCGGAATGATGCTATGTGGTTATCTCGCTGAAAAGATAGGCTGGAGCTGGGGCTTTGGTCTGGCGGGGATCTTTATGCTTCTTGGAACTTTGCAGTTCTGGCTGGCAAAACCTCTGTTTGGTAAAATAGGAGGGGTGCCAGATAAGGAACTTGAGGCTAAACATCTGAAAGAAGAGCAAGAAACTGGAGTTTCTCATAAACCGAATCCCTTTACCCTTCTTGATAAGATACTAGTGGTAGCTTCTGCAGTTATTGGTTTTGCTTATCTCATCAATGATCCTATGTCAAAGATCGCTGATATCAATCTATTACCGGTAGTAATGCCGTTTGACTTTGGTGGTGATCCACTTTCTGGTCCCATAGGGATGGCTGTATTAGGTCTTATCCTCTTTTTAATACTCGTTATTTCAAGGATCTCCCGATATACTAAGATCGTACGAGACCGCCTTATAGCCGTGATCATATTTGCTGTTTTTACGGTGTTCTTTTTTATGGCATTTGAGCAGGGAGCTTCTTCTCTAATCATATTTGCCCGTGATAATGTAGATAGGATATTAACTGGTAATTCGGCTAATATATTCAATGTTGTAAATGCTCTCTTAACTGTAGTTCCGCTTGCGATCATTACCTGGGTGCTTTATTTATTATGGAAACAGACGTTTGCAAGAATTCCGGGTTCTAATATTATTCTTGGTATTTGTTTCGCTGGAATATGGGGGCTGGTAATATGGATGCTGGTCAGAGAGTTTTCAGCAGATACCACCGAGATCACAGTTTCATGGTTTAGCATACTGAACTCCTTTTTTATAATTGTATTTGCTTCGTTCTTTTCTAAATGGTGGGAAAGTAAATACAATCCATCTGCGGCTTTCAAGTATTGTTTTGGACTAATTCTTTTAGGACTTGGCTTTGGATTACTTGCCCTTGGATCAAGTGGCGTTGCAGAAGGAGCAAAAGTAAGTATGATCTGGTTGATCCTGGCTTATTTGCTACATACCCTGGGAGAGCTTTGTTTATCGCCGTTGGGTCTATCTTATGTAAGTAAGCTGGTGCCGGCAAGAATGATCGCTTTTATGTTTGGAATGTGGTACCTGGCGATTGCCATAGGTAATAAACTTGCCGGGTCTCTTGGAGGAATGATCGAAGAGGTTACCAGACAATATGATCTATCAACTTTCTTCCTGATCTTTACTATAGTGCCTATCGCAGGAGGTGTATTGGTAGCTTTACTGAATCCAATTTTAAAGAAATTGATGCACGGCATTAGATAG
- a CDS encoding thioredoxin fold domain-containing protein, with protein MKKSLFLILFVFAVSAIQAQEIKWMSMNEALKAQEKEPKKIFVDAYTDWCGPCKMLDKNTFSNKDVAAYINKHYYAVKFNAEGNEVINFKDKVFKNPGYDPEKKGRNAIHQFTQAMGVSAYPTMVFFDENAGFLTPVKGYLTPQKLEIFLKIFATDDYKKVKTDEDWKKYQEEFESTFSS; from the coding sequence ATGAAAAAATCGCTATTTCTTATATTATTTGTTTTTGCTGTTTCCGCTATTCAGGCTCAGGAAATCAAGTGGATGAGTATGAACGAGGCCTTGAAAGCCCAAGAGAAGGAACCAAAGAAAATATTTGTGGATGCCTATACAGATTGGTGTGGGCCATGCAAAATGCTGGACAAAAATACCTTTTCAAATAAAGATGTTGCGGCCTATATTAATAAGCATTATTATGCTGTTAAGTTCAATGCCGAAGGAAATGAGGTGATAAACTTTAAAGATAAGGTCTTTAAGAATCCTGGTTATGATCCTGAAAAAAAGGGTAGGAATGCCATTCACCAATTCACCCAGGCTATGGGAGTCTCGGCATATCCAACCATGGTTTTCTTTGATGAGAATGCGGGTTTTCTTACCCCTGTAAAAGGTTATTTAACGCCCCAGAAATTAGAGATCTTCCTCAAGATCTTTGCAACAGACGATTATAAGAAGGTAAAAACCGACGAAGATTGGAAAAAATACCAGGAAGAATTTGAAAGTACCTTTTCAAGCTAA
- a CDS encoding ComEC/Rec2 family competence protein yields the protein MKNFQFIFLRLCIYLIAGIFLAFYINISFEILAISGAVILCFFLFSFYRSRTRLFPDALLGIASFLLIFYLGFLSTFFSIPNNQSNNYLNKNIEPTDSWIISGKISEELKPKAFSEKFILEAESLILKDSKLETQGKILLNVYHDSLQKLTLRPGTRVMLTWTPEMIKEPLNPFQFSYSRYMKQLKVERQLTLGPSEILITGYDPNLREYAWNLREQLILNLKEYDFGNNELAVFQALILGQRRDISNELYKDYAAAGAIHILAISGLHIGILLLFLNFLLKPIENLKYGRFIKSVLIIILLWSFAFLTGLSASVVRAVFMFSFLAVGLQLKRKTSSLNSLFLSLFFLLLLDPYYLFQVGFQLSYLAVFSIIIFQPLIYQLFLPGNKIIDYFWKIISVSLAAQIGVIPLSIYYFHQFPGLFLFSNLVVLPFLGIILAIGIFVIILAAFRLLPNILEELFGSILQSLNIFIEKVATIESFVVSNIQLSLLQTTLLYLIILAGLFMIRKIDYLRISFLLITIILFQVITLYSKADIPATEAIVFHRSKHSVIGIKEEGIFRVYSGEKVDSTFLNDYLRERNIQKLENHQISKIMNFSNRLTLVIDTSGNYNLRGFDPEFLILRNSPKINLERLLDSISPNHIIADGSNYHSFINRWQKTAENKKIPFHYTGEKGAYILEKKKLD from the coding sequence GTGAAAAACTTTCAATTCATTTTCCTGCGCTTATGCATTTACCTCATTGCAGGTATATTTTTGGCATTCTACATTAATATTAGTTTTGAAATCCTTGCAATATCCGGCGCGGTTATTTTATGCTTTTTCCTTTTCTCCTTTTACCGTTCCAGAACACGTCTTTTCCCAGATGCCTTGCTCGGAATAGCTTCCTTCTTACTGATCTTTTACCTGGGATTTTTATCCACTTTCTTTAGTATTCCGAACAATCAGTCCAATAATTATTTAAATAAAAATATAGAGCCAACCGATAGTTGGATTATTTCAGGCAAGATCTCAGAGGAATTAAAACCAAAAGCTTTTTCTGAAAAATTTATTCTTGAAGCCGAAAGTCTAATTTTGAAAGATTCAAAACTTGAGACACAAGGAAAAATACTATTAAACGTTTACCATGATTCCCTTCAGAAATTAACGCTAAGACCAGGAACCCGGGTCATGCTTACATGGACTCCCGAAATGATCAAAGAGCCTTTAAATCCTTTCCAGTTTAGCTATAGCAGGTACATGAAACAATTGAAGGTGGAACGCCAACTAACACTGGGGCCTTCAGAAATTTTAATAACCGGTTATGATCCAAACTTAAGAGAGTACGCCTGGAATTTAAGGGAGCAGCTAATTCTTAATTTGAAGGAGTATGATTTTGGCAATAATGAATTGGCCGTTTTTCAAGCGTTGATCCTAGGGCAACGTAGGGATATTAGTAATGAACTTTATAAAGATTATGCTGCGGCTGGAGCTATTCATATCCTGGCTATATCAGGTCTGCATATCGGGATCCTCCTCCTCTTCCTGAATTTCTTGCTTAAACCAATAGAAAACTTAAAATATGGGAGGTTTATCAAGTCCGTTTTAATAATAATTCTTCTTTGGAGTTTCGCTTTTCTTACTGGACTAAGCGCTTCAGTAGTTAGAGCTGTATTCATGTTTTCGTTCCTTGCAGTAGGCCTTCAGCTAAAAAGAAAGACGAGTAGCCTGAACAGTTTATTTCTCTCATTATTCTTTTTACTGCTCCTTGATCCCTATTATCTGTTCCAGGTTGGATTTCAATTAAGCTATTTAGCAGTTTTCAGCATTATCATTTTCCAGCCGTTGATCTACCAGTTATTTTTACCAGGGAATAAGATCATTGATTATTTCTGGAAGATTATCTCAGTGAGTCTAGCCGCGCAGATTGGAGTTATCCCTCTAAGCATTTATTATTTTCATCAATTTCCCGGCCTGTTCCTGTTCAGCAATCTTGTAGTACTACCCTTTTTAGGAATTATCCTGGCTATTGGTATTTTTGTTATAATCCTGGCAGCATTTCGGCTACTCCCGAATATTTTAGAAGAGTTATTTGGAAGCATTTTACAAAGCCTAAATATCTTCATTGAAAAGGTAGCGACCATAGAATCATTCGTAGTGTCGAACATTCAGCTAAGTCTGCTTCAAACCACCTTATTATATCTGATTATTCTGGCAGGACTATTCATGATCAGGAAGATTGATTATCTCCGGATCAGCTTTCTCCTTATTACAATAATTCTATTTCAGGTTATAACTCTTTACTCCAAGGCAGATATTCCAGCTACGGAAGCGATAGTTTTTCACCGGTCTAAACACTCTGTAATAGGAATCAAAGAAGAGGGAATTTTTCGGGTTTATTCAGGCGAGAAAGTTGACTCCACTTTTTTGAACGATTACCTGAGGGAAAGAAACATTCAAAAATTAGAAAATCATCAGATTTCAAAAATCATGAACTTTTCTAACCGGCTGACTTTGGTCATAGACACCTCCGGAAATTATAATTTAAGGGGGTTTGACCCTGAATTTCTAATCCTGAGAAATTCCCCAAAAATTAACCTGGAGCGTCTTCTTGATTCGATCTCACCAAACCATATTATCGCCGATGGTAGCAACTATCATAGTTTTATTAACCGATGGCAAAAAACAGCTGAAAACAAAAAAATCCCTTTTCACTATACAGGCGAAAAGGGAGCTTATATTTTAGAAAAGAAAAAACTGGATTAG
- a CDS encoding C40 family peptidase: MKTKSLFKFSIILLMAAFLTSCGSSRKRVITTKEEYNKTEGNAPVYERTEKAEPEDKRASKVVRTAKKFEGTRYKYGGTDKKGMDCSGLIYVSFLEEGISLPRTSRDMSLQGERLYLKEVNVGDLLFFETNKNRKVINHVGLVVEVNKDGIYFIHSSTSRGVIISSLSESYWYNNFVMARRVI, encoded by the coding sequence ATGAAAACAAAGAGTCTTTTTAAATTTTCGATCATTCTGTTAATGGCAGCTTTTCTCACTTCCTGTGGATCTTCCAGAAAAAGGGTAATTACAACCAAAGAGGAATACAACAAAACTGAAGGAAACGCCCCTGTTTATGAGCGTACTGAAAAGGCTGAGCCTGAAGATAAAAGAGCTTCCAAGGTTGTTCGCACCGCTAAAAAATTTGAAGGTACCCGCTATAAATACGGCGGAACCGATAAAAAAGGTATGGATTGTTCAGGCCTTATTTATGTTTCCTTTCTGGAAGAAGGCATTTCACTTCCAAGAACCTCCAGGGATATGTCTTTACAAGGTGAAAGATTATATCTAAAGGAGGTGAATGTGGGTGATCTCCTTTTTTTTGAGACCAATAAGAACAGGAAAGTCATTAATCATGTAGGCCTGGTAGTGGAAGTGAATAAAGACGGGATCTATTTTATCCATTCTTCAACATCCCGGGGAGTCATTATCTCTTCACTTTCAGAATCTTACTGGTATAATAATTTTGTGATGGCACGCAGAGTCATCTGA
- the lpxB gene encoding lipid-A-disaccharide synthase: MKYYIIAGEASGDLHASNLMKALKEVDTNAEFRFWGGDLMQQQGGTLVKHYRELAFMGFSEVIMNLRTIFKNIKFCKEDISGFDPDVIIFVDYPGFNMRIAEWAKKEGIRTHYYISPQIWAWKENRIKKIKRDVDEMYVILPFEKDFYTEKHDFPVHFVGHPLLDAIDNRPPVDIESFKRNNGLDSRPIIALLPGSRKQEIEKMLKVMLSITSDFEDYQFVIAGAPSQEEEFYQTFMKKSNIKLIMNKTYDVLGISHAALVTSGTATLETALFKVPEVVCYKGSYISYHIAKRIINLDYISLVNLIMDREVVKELIQNEFNAKNLKIELKNILDEKKRKKIFGDYFELEQKLGGKGASKKTAELIYDKISE; encoded by the coding sequence ATGAAATATTACATCATCGCTGGCGAAGCTTCCGGAGATCTACATGCCTCCAATTTAATGAAGGCACTTAAGGAAGTAGACACTAACGCTGAATTTCGCTTCTGGGGCGGTGATCTAATGCAGCAACAGGGCGGGACCCTGGTAAAACATTACAGGGAACTTGCCTTTATGGGATTCTCTGAAGTGATCATGAATCTTAGGACCATTTTTAAAAATATCAAGTTCTGTAAGGAGGATATTAGCGGTTTTGATCCCGATGTGATCATTTTTGTAGATTATCCCGGCTTTAACATGCGTATCGCTGAATGGGCCAAAAAAGAAGGAATAAGAACCCATTATTATATCTCTCCACAGATCTGGGCCTGGAAAGAGAACAGGATCAAGAAGATAAAGCGCGATGTTGATGAAATGTATGTTATCCTGCCTTTTGAAAAGGATTTTTATACCGAAAAACACGATTTTCCGGTTCATTTTGTAGGTCATCCTCTCCTTGATGCCATAGATAACCGGCCTCCTGTTGATATAGAATCTTTTAAAAGAAATAACGGTCTGGATTCAAGACCAATCATTGCTTTACTTCCGGGCAGCAGGAAACAGGAGATAGAAAAAATGCTGAAGGTAATGCTAAGTATCACTTCAGATTTCGAAGATTACCAGTTCGTGATTGCCGGCGCTCCAAGCCAGGAAGAAGAATTTTATCAGACTTTCATGAAAAAATCCAATATCAAACTTATCATGAACAAGACCTATGATGTTCTGGGTATTTCTCATGCGGCACTGGTCACTTCTGGAACTGCAACACTCGAAACGGCCTTATTCAAAGTACCGGAAGTTGTATGCTACAAGGGTAGTTATATTTCTTACCATATCGCAAAACGTATAATTAACCTTGATTATATTTCGTTAGTAAACCTGATCATGGACCGGGAAGTGGTAAAAGAACTAATCCAGAATGAATTCAATGCGAAAAATTTAAAGATCGAACTGAAAAATATCCTTGATGAAAAGAAACGGAAAAAGATCTTTGGAGATTATTTTGAACTGGAGCAGAAACTTGGCGGGAAAGGAGCCAGCAAGAAAACCGCTGAACTCATCTATGATAAGATCTCTGAATAA
- the surE gene encoding 5'/3'-nucleotidase SurE: MNKKKPLILVTNDDGITAPGIRTLVEVMKELGDVIVVAPDSPQSGMGHAITISDTLFCEQVTIKESYKHKEYSCSGTPADCVKIATQEILHRKPDLCVSGINHGSNSSINVIYSGTMSAAVEAGIEGIPAIGFSLLDYSLNADFEPTRKYVKAITRNVLKNGLPKGVVLNVNIPKLKAEEIKGIKICRQANAHWEEEFDKRTNPQGREYYWLTGKFVNKDDGDDTDEKALEKGYVSVVPVQFDLTAHHFIKDLSSWSLND; encoded by the coding sequence ATGAATAAGAAAAAACCCCTGATCCTGGTCACTAATGATGACGGGATAACTGCACCCGGTATCAGGACACTGGTAGAGGTCATGAAAGAGCTTGGAGATGTTATCGTGGTCGCACCAGATAGCCCTCAAAGCGGAATGGGACATGCGATCACCATTAGTGATACACTTTTCTGCGAGCAGGTAACCATCAAAGAATCCTACAAGCATAAAGAATATAGTTGTTCTGGAACTCCAGCTGATTGTGTGAAAATTGCCACTCAGGAAATACTCCACCGCAAACCAGATCTATGTGTAAGTGGAATAAATCATGGATCTAATTCTTCCATTAATGTCATTTATTCAGGCACCATGAGTGCAGCGGTAGAGGCTGGTATAGAAGGTATTCCTGCCATTGGATTTTCCCTGCTGGATTATTCACTTAATGCCGACTTCGAACCAACTAGGAAATACGTAAAAGCGATCACTCGTAATGTTCTAAAGAACGGACTTCCAAAAGGTGTTGTTCTAAACGTAAATATCCCAAAACTCAAAGCTGAAGAAATTAAAGGCATCAAAATTTGCAGGCAGGCGAATGCCCACTGGGAAGAGGAGTTCGACAAAAGAACTAATCCTCAGGGTCGTGAATATTACTGGTTAACAGGAAAGTTCGTGAATAAGGATGACGGTGACGATACAGATGAAAAAGCATTGGAAAAAGGCTATGTATCTGTGGTTCCTGTTCAATTCGATCTTACGGCCCATCATTTTATAAAAGATTTAAGCAGCTGGTCTCTGAATGATTAA
- a CDS encoding carboxy terminal-processing peptidase — MKRNIKILAVVLLMAAASCSFTTKKFEDPNKDKLLIDLITYVLNQGHYDAKEINDSFSANVYEDYLEGLDPSKRFFYARDIEEFDAFKDKIDDQIKGKNIEFFNLTYGRLGERMEEARSLYKEILATPFDFSEDEKINTDYDSLDYVTSKEEMRKRWKEQLKFNTLITYYDLKQDEKQKKEDDASYEMKTDAELEKEARETTLSNIDRYYDFTDDLEREDYFSVYINSIVEEFDPHTFYFAPQDKDRFDIAMSGKLEGIGARLIKDSDDITITEVISGGPAWRSEEIGEGDVILKVKQEDEKEAVSIVGMRLDDAVDLIKGPKDTKVTLTVRKKVMGNIEEVTLTRDIIEIEETYAKASMVKKDGKKYGIINLPKFYFDMEDYNNRNAASDIKEDIVRLKKEGMEGLVLDLRNNGGGSLKTVVDIAGMFIEEGPIVQVKSNGQRKEVLKDEDPQVVWDGPLVILVNELSASASEILAAAMQDYKRAIIIGSRQTYGKGTVQNVIDLNRWLRNNDMGDMGALKITTQKFYRVNGGSTQLEGVKSDVVVPDRYSFVDIGEKDQENPLPWDKIDAADYDIWNGYVGFEEAIEASKARMDTNDQLKLIEDNAKWVKTQSEDSSYPLSYDEYAKQAEKDQEMAKQFEAIKDYKTDLTYTSLPYEEELFATDTILKEKRQRWYESLSKDVYIEEAINVLSDIKMNNITKNKLADVERKNKVKN; from the coding sequence ATGAAAAGGAATATTAAGATCTTAGCAGTCGTTCTTCTAATGGCTGCTGCCTCATGTAGTTTTACTACCAAGAAATTCGAAGACCCCAACAAGGATAAACTTCTTATAGATCTCATTACGTATGTGCTTAACCAGGGACATTATGATGCTAAGGAAATTAATGACAGTTTTTCAGCAAATGTATATGAAGATTACCTTGAAGGTTTAGACCCTTCAAAACGATTTTTCTATGCCAGGGATATTGAGGAATTCGATGCTTTTAAAGATAAGATAGACGACCAGATCAAAGGGAAGAATATAGAATTTTTCAACCTTACCTATGGCCGTCTTGGCGAACGTATGGAAGAAGCCAGATCTCTGTATAAGGAAATTTTAGCTACTCCTTTTGATTTTAGTGAGGATGAAAAAATTAATACAGATTATGATAGTCTGGATTATGTTACCTCTAAAGAGGAAATGAGAAAAAGGTGGAAGGAACAATTGAAGTTCAATACCCTTATTACTTATTATGATCTTAAGCAGGATGAAAAACAGAAAAAAGAGGATGATGCTTCTTATGAAATGAAAACCGATGCCGAATTGGAAAAAGAGGCCAGAGAAACTACACTTTCTAATATAGACAGGTACTATGATTTTACAGACGACCTTGAGAGAGAGGATTACTTTTCGGTTTATATTAACTCGATTGTAGAGGAATTTGATCCTCATACCTTCTATTTTGCTCCTCAGGATAAGGATAGGTTCGATATAGCCATGTCTGGTAAGCTTGAGGGAATTGGAGCTCGTTTGATCAAGGATAGTGATGATATTACTATTACTGAAGTGATCTCTGGGGGTCCTGCCTGGAGAAGTGAAGAGATTGGCGAAGGTGATGTGATCTTAAAGGTGAAGCAGGAAGATGAGAAAGAGGCTGTGAGTATCGTTGGGATGAGGCTTGATGATGCGGTAGATCTTATCAAAGGTCCTAAAGACACTAAAGTAACCCTTACTGTTCGTAAGAAAGTGATGGGGAATATTGAAGAAGTTACTTTAACCCGTGATATTATCGAGATCGAAGAGACTTACGCCAAGGCTTCAATGGTGAAGAAAGATGGTAAAAAGTACGGTATTATAAATCTTCCTAAGTTCTATTTCGATATGGAAGACTATAATAATCGTAATGCTGCTTCAGATATTAAAGAAGATATTGTAAGACTGAAAAAAGAAGGAATGGAAGGTCTTGTGCTTGACCTTAGAAATAACGGTGGAGGATCTCTTAAAACCGTTGTGGATATAGCAGGGATGTTCATTGAAGAAGGACCAATTGTTCAGGTAAAATCTAATGGTCAGCGTAAAGAAGTACTGAAAGATGAAGATCCTCAGGTTGTTTGGGATGGTCCTTTAGTGATCCTGGTGAATGAACTTTCAGCTTCAGCGTCAGAGATACTTGCTGCAGCAATGCAGGATTATAAAAGAGCGATCATCATTGGTAGTAGGCAAACTTATGGTAAGGGAACAGTGCAGAACGTGATTGACCTTAACAGGTGGCTTAGAAATAATGATATGGGAGATATGGGAGCGCTTAAAATTACTACCCAGAAGTTCTATCGAGTGAATGGTGGTTCTACCCAGCTTGAAGGTGTGAAGAGTGATGTAGTGGTTCCGGACAGATATAGTTTTGTGGATATTGGTGAAAAGGATCAGGAAAATCCGTTACCATGGGATAAGATAGATGCAGCAGATTATGATATCTGGAATGGATATGTAGGTTTCGAGGAAGCTATCGAGGCTAGTAAAGCCAGGATGGACACAAATGATCAGCTAAAACTTATTGAGGATAATGCTAAATGGGTGAAAACTCAAAGCGAAGACAGCAGCTATCCATTGAGTTATGATGAATATGCAAAACAGGCTGAAAAAGACCAGGAAATGGCGAAGCAGTTTGAGGCAATTAAAGATTATAAGACAGATCTAACGTATACTTCGCTTCCTTATGAAGAAGAGCTTTTCGCTACAGACACTATACTGAAAGAGAAAAGGCAAAGATGGTATGAAAGTTTGAGCAAGGATGTTTATATTGAAGAAGCGATCAATGTGCTTTCAGATATTAAAATGAACAATATCACCAAGAATAAACTGGCAGATGTTGAGAGAAAGAATAAAGTGAAGAACTAA
- the rodA gene encoding rod shape-determining protein RodA — MSKSSAGFDWISIFIYLALIFFGWANIYSASLGSSSGSYLDMSQPYGKQALFIALSIFLIVIILSIEAKFYQRFSSVIYIISLLSLAGLFVFGKTISGATSWYSFGSFGVQPSEFAKFATALALAKYLSDIQTNIKRLSHQVKAFIIIAIPAILIVPQPDPGSALVYAAFFFPLYREGLSGFYLVAGLTAVSVFILTLVIGPIWVSVAALIIGLLLFFRKRKKRPGRVLITLFALISIGLSFSVNYIFENVFEQRHRDRFNIVLGKEVDSRGIGYNTNQSEIAIGSGGWLGKGWTEGTQTKGHFVPEQHTDYIFSTVGEEWGFLGSALVVILFVLLLIRLLVLAERQRNQFYRVYGYSVIGILFIHFLVNIGMVIGIFPTVGIPLPFFSYGGSGLWGFTILLFIFIKLDSDRLSY, encoded by the coding sequence ATGAGTAAAAGCAGCGCAGGATTTGACTGGATAAGCATATTCATTTATTTAGCATTGATCTTTTTTGGCTGGGCCAATATCTATTCAGCCTCCCTGGGATCAAGTTCAGGTTCTTATTTAGACATGAGCCAACCTTACGGAAAACAGGCACTATTTATCGCCTTGAGCATTTTCCTTATTGTCATCATACTTTCTATTGAAGCCAAGTTCTACCAACGATTTTCCAGTGTTATCTATATAATTTCACTGCTCTCACTGGCAGGGTTATTTGTGTTTGGTAAAACAATATCAGGTGCCACCTCGTGGTATTCCTTTGGAAGCTTCGGAGTACAACCCTCTGAATTTGCAAAATTCGCCACCGCCCTGGCCCTGGCAAAATATTTAAGCGATATACAAACCAATATTAAAAGGCTTAGCCACCAGGTTAAAGCTTTTATCATAATTGCTATTCCAGCCATTCTTATTGTCCCCCAACCTGACCCCGGAAGCGCTCTGGTTTATGCAGCTTTCTTTTTTCCACTTTATCGTGAAGGACTATCAGGTTTTTATCTTGTAGCAGGTTTAACGGCAGTTTCAGTATTTATCCTGACCCTGGTTATTGGTCCAATTTGGGTAAGTGTAGCAGCTTTAATAATTGGATTATTGCTCTTCTTTAGAAAAAGAAAAAAACGGCCCGGCCGCGTCCTTATTACCTTATTCGCGCTTATTTCAATAGGTTTAAGTTTTTCTGTAAACTACATCTTTGAAAATGTCTTCGAACAAAGACACCGTGATCGCTTTAACATTGTCCTTGGAAAAGAAGTTGATTCCCGTGGAATTGGTTACAATACAAATCAAAGTGAGATCGCTATTGGCAGCGGCGGGTGGTTAGGTAAAGGCTGGACCGAAGGAACGCAAACGAAAGGTCATTTTGTACCGGAACAACATACAGATTACATCTTCAGTACGGTAGGAGAAGAATGGGGCTTTCTGGGAAGCGCTCTGGTAGTAATATTATTTGTCCTGTTATTAATAAGACTCCTGGTCCTGGCTGAAAGACAACGAAACCAGTTTTACCGGGTATATGGATACTCCGTAATCGGGATATTATTTATTCATTTCCTGGTTAATATAGGAATGGTAATAGGAATCTTCCCTACGGTTGGGATCCCACTTCCCTTCTTTAGTTATGGAGGATCCGGATTGTGGGGATTCACCATTTTACTATTTATCTTTATTAAGCTAGATTCTGACCGACTTTCCTATTAG